ACCCAACGCAGCGGATCTCCCAGTGCGCGCACTCGCAGCGGGAGGACGGGGGGCGCGCACACACTCACTCAGCTCCGGAGGCCATGGCGCGCGCTTCTCCCGGCCAACGGCTGTGGCGGCCCGCAGGTAACGGCTACGAAGGGTGGCAGGCGACCGACTCGGCCGGTGCTCGGCTCTCCCGGGCGGAGGGTGAGCGGCAACGACAAACCCACAGACGGCCTCCCTTTCGCTTCCTCCCAGAGGCACCGGGGCGGTAGGCGGGCGGGGGACGCTAGCGCCTGATCCGCGAGGGGGCAGCGGCAGCGACAACTCAAACAACGGCTGCAGACGCTTTGCGAAGACTGAGGCGAGAAGAGCCGAATCATCGGAAGGAGAGGTGCTCACAACTCAGCCAATCAGCGCCTGCCCTGGGGACTCCCGCCCGCCTCTCCGTGCCTCCTCTCCCCAGCAACCCGCGGACCAGAGCCAATCAGGAAATTCGCTTGCGGCCCGGCTCCCGCCTCAGGGATGCAACACGCCTAGTAACGCCACGTCAATTGGCCGCAACGCTACGCTTCCTCGACGGATTGGGACTCTCGACCAATCAACGAAAGGAATGGGGCCAGATCGACTGGCGAAAGGAGAGCCTTTAACCCTGGGAGGCTGACTCTCCCACTTGGCTCCAGTTCATTGGCTCCTGAGTTTATCCGGCTAGAAGAACCTGGCACAATGGATTGAACCCTTGTATTAGTCTAGTCCTTTTGTAGTGATAACCCACACACCCATTTTCTTCCAAAACCTGAGTATGCACTCTAACCCCTCTCCTTGCTCCTTCAAAACGCTGGCTCCAACCACCTCTACTCCGGACTCTGGCTAGCATTCCAGCTCTTAATCCACTCTTCCCTAATCCCACAATCTTTATAGTTCCTCAGGGCTTGGAGGTATGTGCTCCTTCTTATCATTGGGTATTAATATTAATAGCTATGCAAAGGACACTCAATTCCGGAGAGGAATCAAAAGACAACCACAGGTAGTTCTCCTGTGGCGCCGCAGGTTAAATGACCCACGTTATAACTGCAagggcctgggtcactgcagtggcagaggttcgatccccggaccaggaacttccgcatgcctaccatgggcgaggccaaaaaaaaaaaaaaaaaaaaaaagcaaaaaaaagcaaccGCAGAACACAGACAACAGATTCAATAGAGcctaaagcagaagaaaaaaaaaaaaaaaaacattgctgaGACTTGATGACCTTGGACCCAAAATGCCAGCTTGCCCTGACTATATTCAACAGGCAGCTTTGGTGGTATGGTGACTTAATTCATCCTTTACCCTCTAACCATAGAGACACAATTGACTGAGACCATCGAATCCCACATTTGGATTAGGGAGGGGGTGAGGTGTCATTCTAACAGACTCTGAGGTCTGCTTGTCCCTTCCTTCTAAGAATCAGACACCCGCACTTCTGAGAGACCTGAACAGATCACCTTCCAGACCTATCTAACTCCACTCATTCTGTCGCCTCACCCAGGATCCTGGGTTTGCAGGGGTACTCTCCTTTTTGGCAAGAAGGATTAAAGGCACTGATTCCTGAGTAAGGATTCCTGTAGCCCTTTCTCCTGAGGCTCATAAGATAGATGATATTGGGAGAGGGCATCTTAGACAACCCGCACTCAGCTGAATCGGCCAGCTGTGAGCCTTCCCACTCAAGTATGTGCAGTAAGCAGACAGAAGATAGATACCACATTTTATTCAAAACATAAAAAGGTAAACAGGAAAAAAGGTACTACCAATAAAGTCAGTGCCTTTTTGGTGGAAGAGGGGCTTTTTCTGGAACCAGAACACCAATAACTAGAACAAATTTTGCAGCACTACCACCAACCTCTCTAATGTCAGACTTATATTGGAATGGTCAGCTCTAGCCACACTCCCCAAGGAGTGTATTAGCAGAAAGCCCTCCTGACAGGTGGCTCACTGAAGCCCAAGATCAGGTTCTTGGAAACACAGCACCTTCACGTCACAGGTCTAGAGCAGAGATGTCCGAAATTCCTCAAGAAGGGTTTCACGGTCAGGGGGACGGATCCAGTCCAAATAGGTTTCTAGGTACAGGGGGAGAGACCTGAAAGCAAAAACGGTGATGTCTAAGGGAGAATAGGCAGAAAGTTGGGCAGCCATTTCCTCCCTTTCATTCACTACCACTCCCAATAGGTTCAAGGTCTCCAGGACACCAGCTGCCCCTCAGCCTCACCATGTAGCATTCTCTTGTGGCAGGTCAGTTTGGGCTTCTAGCCTCTGCCAGAAAGCAATGGCCTCATCCCTTCGATCCAGCCTCCTTAGAGTCTGAAGCAGGTGAAAGGAAGCGTCTTGATTACCTGTAGCCCACCCCAGAGTACAGAGCTTTAGAACTTGACACAgacttaaacattattttattttattttattagtctttttagggctgcccccacggcaatatggaggttcccaggctaggggttgaatcagagctgttgcccctggcctatgccacagtcacagccacgccagatccgagccgagtctgcaacctagaccacagctggAAGCAACggtagacccttaacccactgagcgaggtcagggatcaaacctgcgtactcatggatgctagtcgggttcattaaccactaagccacaacaggaactcctaaacatcctGATTCCTATCCCTGGGCACTACCCGCCCAGAAAAAAAGGCTCAGCTGACCCTGTTCCTGTATGACATAATCTCAGCACAGTTATCGTCCTTGTGTCTCAAGACATCAGGAAGACTACAGAACTCCTAAAAGGACTTCATACACATTTGTATGTCTTATGTGTCTGCACACCTAGGTATATCCATACATATACACAGGCACAACTCCATCCACCTCTATCAAGGAACATCACCCTCACACTAATCCAGGTCCCTCCCCTATGGCCCTCTCTATTCTTACGCATCTGTGCAAAGCTGATGTTGTGCATGTGTACATACCTGGGCACACCTGCACACTGAGGAGGAAGTCTTGTAGGGCTTTGTTATCCTGGCCACCGGCCACCCATTCCAGTCCACGACTAATCAGGGCAGCTGCCCGAAGCTGTTGTAGCACCACATCTGACGTACACCCATGCTCACAGCTGGAAGCAGGCCCTGGGGACCACTCTCAAAGTCAAAACGTTTGTTCCTGGCCACACTGTCACCCAAATCGCAAGTCCCCTCTCTATCTCTTGTGTTTGGAgttcctttggagttcccttctcTTAACCCTCCTGGTGGGCTGGAACACACAGAAAGGGAACCAAcatccaccaccaccacagaGGAAAACTGACCGTCTAAATCACCTGGTTCTTTATCCTTGGGTGTGACCTGGAAGAGCAGCTCAAGGCACCTGAAGTGGGACACAGAGCAGGGGTAAAGAAGAGTCAACCCTCTGAAACTCTGGGTTGGGCAGGTGAGAACAGAGCTCACCAAGTCAGGTCCCAACTAGAAAAGTAGCCCTCCACATTTCCCCTAGAGTCCTGGTTGGCTTGCTGGGTTCGCTCACCGGCTAAATTCACTAACTGCCTCCTTTTGGGCCCCCAGTTGCACCCAAGCTTGGCCCTGAAGCAGGTAGATGGCAGAGATCCAGGGTGAGCAGTGTGGTGACTCTTTGGTTCCTTTCCTGGCATCTTCCCAGAGCCGGGGCCTCTTGGGACGCAGCGATGATGTGCGGCTCAGTAGCTCCTCACATACGGTCAAAGCATCCTGGGCTCGGCCGGCCTGGATCAGGGCTACTGCTGCTTCCAAGAACACCTCAGGCACACAGGGCCCTGGGGGGCACGGAGGTGGGGAGAACTAGGGTGGGAGGAGGATGCAGTGTCTTGAAGAGACATGAGCCACCACCCCCAATCTCTTCAGACTCTGGTATCGTGCAGAGACCACCCATTGCTTGCTGACCTGGACCCCCGCTTGCTCTGGGAACCTTCCCAGTCTGGTCCCCCAGATTGGACAGGAAGaacaacaaagcaaaagcaagaaaacagcAATCCTGCCTTCCTCCAAAGGAGATTCCAACCCTCCCACCACATTGCAGAGCAACTTGACATACCCACCTTTGGCTCTGATCCATCCAACAACAGGGCTAGCAGGTCCAGGTAATGTTCTGCAGCATCTTCTACCCTGAAGGGTCATAACCCATGGGCCTCACCTTAGGCCACAGCTAAGGGCCCTGGGGAGTATGGAGGGTGGGGTCTTGGGACTCCAACACTGGCTCAGTATGCATCTACCCTACTTACGGACTGGATTTGTGAGAATACCTTAGAGTTTTCAAGATACAGGAGGTTAGTATCTGGGTGAAGAGTCCTCAGTTCAGGTCCAGCAGCAAGGCAGGAAGCTGAGAGGGGGGACCCATGTCCTGCCCCTGACTCATCCATCCCCCAACCCACAAGAACAGCAGCAGAGTCACATCACAGGGGAGGCATCAGAAgtgggaagaggggagttcccatcgtggcacagtggttaacgaatccgactaggaaccatgaggttacgggttcgatccctgccccttgctcagtgggttaatgatccggcgttgccatgagctgtggttacgggttcgatccctgccccttgctcagtgggttaatgatccggcattgccatgagctgtggtgtaggttgcagacgaggctcggatcctgcgttgctgtggctctggtgtaggcgggcagctacagctccgattagacccctagcctgggaacctccatatgctgggggagcggcccaagaaatggcaaaaagaccaaaaaaaaaaaaaagaagaagaagaagtgggggagttcccgtcatggcgcagtggttaacgaatccgactaggaaccacgaggttgcgggttcggtccctgcacttgctcagtgggttaacgatccggcgttgccgtgagctgtggtgtaggttgcagacgcggctcggatcctgcgttgctgtggctctggcgtaggccggtggctgcagctccgattcgacccctagcctgggaatagcaaaaagacaaaaaaaaaaaaagaaagaaagaaagaaaaaagaagaagtgggAAGAGGAGCTCAGGTGAGCAAGGCAGACTCACCTTCTGGTCTGTAGGCATCGGCTGGCTAGCAGGTACTTGGCCTGGCTCTGTGTGCCACAGTGAAGAGGTGAGGCTGGGTCAGGCGGTGGGAGTAGTAACTCCACCTCAATGAGAAGCTGAGGGGCTTCAAGGATATGAGTGACACTCAAggcctaaaagaaacaaaaaggagttctaaggatccaacactgtctctgCGGTGGcacggattcaatctctggcccaacacagtaggttaaggatctggcgttgctgcagcagcggtgtaggtcgaagctatGGCttagagtcaatccctggcctgggaactccatagggtGACTGCaaccaaaaacaatttttaaaaagaagaaagtgaaaaaagaaaaaaagaaagaaaaagaagaaagcgtGTCTACAATCCTTGGGAACCATACTTCCTTCTACTTCCAACACAAGAAACTCGGGTCCCCATATCGTCACCTGGCATAGTTCCTTACCTCAACCAGGAGCTCCAGACTCTCAATCTCTGCTGCTGTGTTCCCCAGTTGCTGATATAGCCTGGAGGCCTCCAGAAGTGGAGGACCCCAGGTTGATTCCCCTTTCACGGCTTCAACCAAGTACAGCAGAGCTCTCTGTGGCTTGCCCTAGAGGGGGGAGAGGACACAAGCCTCAGCTACCCTTACAAAGTAGGAAGCTGCCCATAACACTCATGGCTTCCCCAACCCACCCTAGGACTGCCTTTACCATCTTACGAAGACAGGTCGCTAGGGCTGTGTACACTTGGACCAACACAGGCCGTGGGCACAGACCTGAGGCTGCTTCATGGAGGCTGCTCAGTGCCCTGGGTAGGCTCCCTGTGATCAGCTCCCGAAGGCCTATGGGCAATCAGGCTGTAAGCTTTCAGAGGCCAAACAggacgggggttgggggggggcatgaTGGGGAAGAAGAGCACAGAGCAGCTCTACTGAGCCAAATGGTACATTTCAGGAAAGACATGAGCCCAGAGGACACCTTAAGACAGGTTGGGAGGAAGGGACCAGTAAGACTGCTAGCTGACCTTGGCGATAGGCAAATGCTGTCAGAAGGACATCCCTCAAGCTTCGAGCATCCTGCAGAGTCAACGGAGCATCGGACATCTCAACTGGGGGCCTCCAAGTtttcagaagcagcagcagtTCCTCAGAGGCTCTGCTCTGGGGAAAAAAGGACGATCGGAGGTTCTAGGCCTGTCAGTATCCATCCTTCTACCTCAGTCTATTCTGCCTGGACTTTGAACTCAAGGGTCCTCCTGATTCGTGTCCCCTCAATTCTAAGAGATTGATAGCTGTGAGGCAAGgataaaggagggagaaaaacctGGGGTAGTGATGGTAGTGATGatctattgttctttttttttttttttttttttaacagccacacctgcagcatattgaagctcccaggatagaggtcaaattggagctgtagctggggctacgccacagccatggaaacaacagatccaagccacatctgtgacctatgctgaagcttttacaccatgctggatccttaagccactgggtgaggtcagggatcaaacctacatccttgcagagacaatgtcaggtccaaCGGAAACTCCAGTGATGATTATTCTGAGTCTCCTCACTCAGAGTaaacccatgaggacacagggcaaGGACTATGTTTGTGCTACTGATGAAAAGCCTGAGGCTGGGAGGTAACTTTAGCAAGGTCATGACAGCCCTAATCCTACCCAAGATAATCaaggtacttaaaaaaaaaatgttcccaagAGAATCCCTCCAACAAGGAACCAACCAGAGCAAGGTAACCTAAGACTCCCTGAGAGAAACTGCATCTTCTTAACTCCAACCCAGCAGCCTCCCCAGCACATAATGATGACACTGCAGCTGGGAGGGGGTGCAGGAGAGAAGAGACCCTTACACCCAAATCACCATCCAAATTACCTCGCTGCCATTCAGGGTCTGCAGCAGCAAGGTCAGGTCCTCAAGACGGTCAGTACTCAGCCAGAGGGCAGCCTGCAGGCCAGCCAGGTGATGAAGGGCAGGGAGCAGCTCCGGCAGAAGGGAGGAAACATGAAGGACAGGGTCCCACAGCCCCCTGAGCCCGTGTTCCAGCCTGGCCTCCTGCTGCTCCTGGGTCTCCAGTACTGTAgagtatacatacacatatagctGAAGTGGGCTTTCCTTTTCTGCAAAGGTCACAAAGGTGCTCCTGGTCTGAGGAGCTCACAGAGGATCAGAGAAGGGCATCTCCATAGAGATGACAGATTATGTTGCTCCTCCTAGCCCCCTTGCAAGGACTTAATCCCATACTGAGGCTGGAAGGGGCATGGGAGGCAGTCTCCGGCCCTTACCTCTCTCTAGGCCCCATTGGATATCTGGTGCCAGGTCCTCAGTGAAACCCTGGGCCAGGCTTGCCCTCAGAGTAATGAAGTTGCAGATAACAGTCAGTTCCAAGGGGAGAACAGAAACAGTCGCTGGGAGCCCTGGAGCAACAAATGCTGGTCTCACAGACCACACTCTGGTGAAAGATCTTATTCCTTGAACAAGACCTGAACTCAAGAGATGACTCCTCTCCAACCAAAATGGCCTCAGTAAAGAACCCACTCTTTGGACAGAGTAGGAAAAGGGCAGAAAGTTTTCCAAACAGACTATCCTGGAAACCACTTCTTCGaatgctgctgttgctgctgctgcagctactgctgtgtgtgtgtgagagagagagagagaaaagaaggaggcattccctttgtggcagagcagaaatgaatccaactaggaaccataaggttgcaggtttgatccctgccctcactcagtgggttaagaatccagcgttgccgtgagctgtggtgtaggtcacaggcgcggctcggatcccacattgctgtggctgtggtataggcgggcagtagtagctccgattggacccttagcttgggaacctccatatgctgtgggtgcaaccctaagaaaagcaaaaaaaaaaaaagagagagagagagagaaattaaaaaataaagaaaaggagattcATCTAAACAAAGATGATTCCATTCAGTCCTGTCCATGCCTTAAACAGGGCCTCCTGCCCCCTGAGTAATCACCTCAATCCCAGAAATGCAGAAGAGGAATTGTCTCTGGctatggaggaggaggagggccctACTTACCCTGCAAACTATGGAGGAGTCCCCTGAGTCCTTCCAGTACATCTTGAACCAACTGCTGTCTTCTCAGAGACAGACTCAAGTTCTGAGCAACCTGCCAAATGTGAGGTCAGGCATCACTGAAGATCAGCCCTTCTCTCTCCCATTGCAGCTATGACAAGGGACGACATCCTCCTGTCACTTCTGGCTCTTCGGGGGAGGTCGAGTTCAGCCCCTCCCCCAATGGTGATGGTAAATCCACAGCATACCCTTTTTCTGGTATTTGGGGGTTGCTAAGTAAGGATCTCAGCAATCACGTTACCTTGGCCTGTCGAACTAGCTGGTCATTCTTTTCCCTCCACAGATCCAGGCAGCTGGCATGGGATGCTGAAGAGCCCAGAAGGGTCTTGTGAGCCATGGTGGCCGAGGCTGGGCCCGGACACCTGAAAAGGACTGCTGAAGGGTAagcctgccccccccaccccgcccccggaaGGCCCCACTGAGCGGGGAGGGGTCCGTGCACTTCCGCACCCCGCCGAAGCTCCTTTGTTCCCCTCGGGGTTCCAAATCAGGGCAGCCTGCCCTTCCCCGCAGAAACGAACTGTCTTCTAGCTGACCGCCGCGACTTTCACTCCCGCCTCTTCCACCCTCGCCTCTGGTTGGCCCGGCCAGCAAAACGCTCGGCCGCGGTTGGTCGCCTTCAAGAGTTACTCTCCGCGGAAAACTCCAGGAAGAAACAAACGAGTCGGGACCAGACTCGGGACCAGACCGGAGAGGAAGGCTGAGGCGGGCCAGAGGCTGGAGGCGTGTCTGAGTGGGGAAGTCGTACGGCTCGCC
The nucleotide sequence above comes from Phacochoerus africanus isolate WHEZ1 chromosome 2, ROS_Pafr_v1, whole genome shotgun sequence. Encoded proteins:
- the FANCG gene encoding Fanconi anemia group G protein isoform X1; this translates as MAHKTLLGSSASHASCLDLWREKNDQLVRQAKVAQNLSLSLRRQQLVQDVLEGLRGLLHSLQGLPATVSVLPLELTVICNFITLRASLAQGFTEDLAPDIQWGLERVLETQEQQEARLEHGLRGLWDPVLHVSSLLPELLPALHHLAGLQAALWLSTDRLEDLTLLLQTLNGSESRASEELLLLLKTWRPPVEMSDAPLTLQDARSLRDVLLTAFAYRQGLRELITGSLPRALSSLHEAASGLCPRPVLVQVYTALATCLRKMGKPQRALLYLVEAVKGESTWGPPLLEASRLYQQLGNTAAEIESLELLVEALSVTHILEAPQLLIEVELLLPPPDPASPLHCGTQSQAKYLLASRCLQTRRVEDAAEHYLDLLALLLDGSEPKFSPPPCPPGPCVPEVFLEAAVALIQAGRAQDALTVCEELLSRTSSLRPKRPRLWEDARKGTKESPHCSPWISAIYLLQGQAWVQLGAQKEAVSEFSRCLELLFQVTPKDKEPGDLDGPASSCEHGCTSDVVLQQLRAAALISRGLEWVAGGQDNKALQDFLLSVQVCPGNQDASFHLLQTLRRLDRRDEAIAFWQRLEAQTDLPQENATWSLPLYLETYLDWIRPPDRETLLEEFRTSLL
- the FANCG gene encoding Fanconi anemia group G protein isoform X3 produces the protein MAHKTLLGSSASHASCLDLWREKNDQLVRQAKVAQNLSLSLRRQQLVQDVLEGLRGLLHSLQVLETQEQQEARLEHGLRGLWDPVLHVSSLLPELLPALHHLAGLQAALWLSTDRLEDLTLLLQTLNGSESRASEELLLLLKTWRPPVEMSDAPLTLQDARSLRDVLLTAFAYRQGLRELITGSLPRALSSLHEAASGLCPRPVLVQVYTALATCLRKMGKPQRALLYLVEAVKGESTWGPPLLEASRLYQQLGNTAAEIESLELLVEALSVTHILEAPQLLIEVELLLPPPDPASPLHCGTQSQAKYLLASRCLQTRRVEDAAEHYLDLLALLLDGSEPKFSPPPCPPGPCVPEVFLEAAVALIQAGRAQDALTVCEELLSRTSSLRPKRPRLWEDARKGTKESPHCSPWISAIYLLQGQAWVQLGAQKEAVSEFSRCLELLFQVTPKDKEPGDLDGPASSCEHGCTSDVVLQQLRAAALISRGLEWVAGGQDNKALQDFLLSVQVCPGNQDASFHLLQTLRRLDRRDEAIAFWQRLEAQTDLPQENATWSLPLYLETYLDWIRPPDRETLLEEFRTSLL
- the FANCG gene encoding Fanconi anemia group G protein isoform X2; its protein translation is MAHKTLLGSSASHASCLDLWREKNDQLVRQAKVAQNLSLSLRRQQLVQDVLEGLRGLLHSLQGLPATVSVLPLELTVICNFITLRASLAQGFTEDLAPDIQWGLERVLETQEQQEARLEHGLRGLWDPVLHVSSLLPELLPALHHLAGLQAALWLSTDRLEDLTLLLQTLNGSESRASEELLLLLKTWRPPVEMSDAPLTLQDARSLRDVLLTAFAYRQGLRELITGSLPRALSSLHEAASGLCPRPVLVQVYTALATCLRKMGKPQRALLYLVEAVKGESTWGPPLLEASRLYQQLGNTAAEIESLELLVEALSVTHILEAPQLLIEVELLLPPPDPASPLHCGTQSQAKYLLASRCLQTRRVEDAAEHYLDLLALLLDGSEPKFSPPPCPPGPCVPEVFLEAAVALIQAGRAQDALTVCEELLSRTSSLRPKRPRLWEDARKGTKESPHCSPWISAIYLLQGQAWVQLGAQKEAVSEFSRCLELLFQVTPKDKEPGPASSCEHGCTSDVVLQQLRAAALISRGLEWVAGGQDNKALQDFLLSVQVCPGNQDASFHLLQTLRRLDRRDEAIAFWQRLEAQTDLPQENATWSLPLYLETYLDWIRPPDRETLLEEFRTSLL